tatttcatctggtatgGAATTTGACGAGTTGTAAACTGTCGTGGCATGTCCTACCAGCGACTGGCATGTGGAATCGGCTGAAGATAGTTCACGATCACCGTTCTGCAATAAATAAAGTAGTACTAATGAAACAACCGTTCTTTAGTTATATCACTTTGTGATATTATTGCGCAACATGTTAATAAAGGTGAAGCATTATCACAGTCTCTTGCAGACGCTGGTGAACCAGTGGGATATACTGATAAGACTGCCAAAGTGTTAGACAGTCTTCCGAAAATATATAGTTGATTTATTACAGCTTGGGACTCATACGACGAAAGCAGACACCCTTTCGATAATTTAGCAGCAAGGTTACTGAAAGAAGAGCAAAGTTTGTCACAGATTGAGGAAACGGCAACTGCATTCGCTGCTGTTAATGGTAATCACAAAAGGGATAAAGGCAAGGATCAGTGTTTGCAAACCAATTTAAGGAAAAGTGCTGCGAATGTGAATAATGTTGAGTGGTATTATTGTCATAAGAAATGCCGGTATAAGGCTGAGTCCAAGAAAAGACTGATGGAACAGTTAAGAGAACATCAAAAATCTAAACATCTGGCTCTGAGTACAGAACTCAAGAACATTTCAGccaatatttttttgtaaataaaaaccacgttttcttgctgcactgtattttacttcttccaaacatgtttcactttttaacttcaaggcatcatcagtgggatctagaatgatAGAATTTTGATTTGATATGTGTTATTTGTGGATTATAAAACTGTTCGTgtctcattttttatttaaataagtgATTATATACAGTTCTTCCCgtttggttggcatctgcgtttcctctcatctagtTCACATGCGAGAGACACGCTGAAAAATAGGCATGTTTCTTACGTTCAGACCATTTTGCTCCCATTTTTCATTTTCAATGTCCTTTGATTTCAAGACGTAACtactgtgtgtgtgagagagagaaagagtaagACAGAGAGAgtgtaggggagagtgggggaaatacacgcacctaaggaaaaatcgatgtgaaccattcgttacgtcattaaaacctacgaaaataagttcataccatacaatggacatttctccccatattccaatcgtctgtaaatagttataaacagtaacttaattttgaacattaaaataaaaaaaagtgcaaatgcgtAGTGTTCCCCACCCCTGAGGGTAATGACACGCAAAGTACTGGGTAATAacacgtaaaacaaacaaaccataaaaatgtacaataattgctatttttatttgcttattagttactacaaatagtaaacagtatatttaagaacgaaataatgtaattctacaaaCATCTCTTATAATTTTCGTTCTTTAGATCTTTATTGGtgtgaaaagagttcattttctcatacagcaaagatcgcacttgtaaccttttggagtgttccagccactacattgttcatgactccatctgctacaagaaatacatcggtacctcagttctccatctttcccaaactctccacaaacgaaacagacatcttctgaaatcgccaatggatcaatatcatccatttcatcgtcatcacaaatgttctgcaagtccagatttaGGTCATCCTCGCTGCTACTTTCACTTTCTTGGTGGTGTTTCTTCTTACACAATGTCTATTTCTTCTTTGAGACTTTTAAGTTGCAGATTTCTGCACTTATCTGCTTTATCCTTacgatttcttttcttgtttccttcagctttctttttcatggcttctttttgtttctttattgataactccgttagcagtttattcttctctggagttgctgtaaggatcactgactttcccttaggctttcccttggcttgtttcgtcttaggaagaattgtttttgttttggaacaggagatatgtcaaatacactaacgtgcttgacacatgcacttttagttgatgttgttgtgacctcttctaggcctactagaagtggaacatcttctgctgaagatTCAAGAATTCGTTCTTGACTCCTTTTGGGGATATGTGGCTCGTTTGTAGATGcaaccacttcatttccatttcttgCATTGggaacctcttcatcttcaaggacaacatctctgaagatctcacattgttgtaagtcgtcacgctgaaatttgtttggattgAAAGGGCAAATCCCACATGCCTTAAACCCTGACTGCCCATTGTCCATGGTAGTGACCTTATTATATgccttattaaaaagttctgctaacTCATATGGTGTAATTTTGTGATACACCTGTGACTTCATATACATGTCACATTCACGACTGAAGACTAATTTCAAAGAGGAAAAGAATGTAACATCTAGTGGTTGaagcttgtgagaagtgtgtggaggtatggttaccatgacaatagaatgttttttacaaaattcaaaaatatcaagtGACATATGGCTGCTGTGATTATCTAAAATAAGCAGCACAGGGTCATcaatagttgattttacattgttctgaaaatgttggatCCATTCGAAAAATAATGACTCATTGGACGAGCCATTGACAGAACAACCATATATTGCTCCAACTGGTCCACCTTTACTTAAGAGATTTGACATCCTCTTCCTGGGGAAGATAAACGTAGGGGGGGGTGTAGGTACCAGcagcactgaaacaacatatcacggtcacgtttttccccctttcccaagacgcggccccacctatttgtttaacacctttaggagccaaaattctgtcgggcttttgtacagtatttatgcccgtttcatcgacgttgaacactcgcccctctttaaatttatatttttcaaagacgcgttctaaatttttaaaatatgcattaacctcttcttcattaaatgcctgtattctgataatgctagttgcttcaggttttctcaagctaatacttgggtttctttttaaaaatagagctagccaatcctttccagctaacctagatgatttatcaaaattgtttgcaatgttgttagcctctgcatactcaaatgcaatctctgtcgaaaatgttgggtttcttcAAAGTTTTGGACCCTCGGTATTTTTAACCTTCATTCTCGTTCGCAGTGTAGCTTCATGAATCCCAAAAGCTCTTgatacttctcttatttttcttccagatttgatggcatcaagagccttacaaagttcctcttgcatccattttgctttctgggtttttcttttataatatctacccatcttaaatttaaaaaaaaaaccttgttagtattgaaaatataacctgcaagggggaataccacgcacttcaacagctgcgtggcattaccccaccgtaagttcgatgactaacctaagcataactcggcacctaattcaaatagTGGGACAAATCTACgattaaattaaaggtttcatcttGGATTAGTAGTTGATatgcaagaattacattaaagcaacttatagtagcacctatcttgcaaaatacagctgaccaaaattacaagagacacgccgaaaataaacaatacttcactgctccaaaaatgccactggaaaatggctggcgtaagctgcatagtagttgttactcctgccgCCAGGTTAtagcaccaactgggaacagcttCCGCCATTCAAAGTGCATAAATCAGCCTGCGTGGGATTACCCACatgcgtgtaattcccccaccttcccctacaTATGTATGAAACTTTTTTGtggggtgtgtgtgttggtggttAGTCAGCTCGAGTTGTAGGATGCTGAATATGATTATAATTGCGGTCAGATAATGGTAGAAAGTTTTCATGatcagctgatttgagttttgtTTAACGTTTTGAGGAGAGGTTCATGGACAAACGAGTGGAAAGGAGTTgggtcatattattattattacgataaTAGTCCTCTGTTGTAATGTTACTCTATTATTTTAGGTGTTAGTGTAAATAATTAATTGTTTAGTATAGGTACTCGATCTTCCAACAGGGATTTCTTTTCTGATTTGGTCTTATGTGTGATGTTATATTCTTGCAGGGCTAGGAGGTGTTTTTTCTCATTGTTGTTTCtaattgttttcatttcttcttctctaCTGGTTAATTTGTGATTGTGTTCTCTTAGGTGGTCCacaaatgtggagtggtttatCCCATACTAcaaggctctcatgtgttctttgtaactGACACCAGATATTCTGCCTGTTAGTCCTATGTATCTGCCATCACAAATTTTACACTGTAAAAGTACATGTATAAGCAAACTTGTTATTTTGGCCACTAATTTTGATAAAGTCTGGCTTTATGATAGTGCtgcatcgaaatatgtgacatcacACAAGGAATGGTTTTTCATGCTTAACCCAGttgtgaagtttggaattcctgttcatGTACGAGATAATTCAGTTGTCTATGGTGAAGGTATTGCATTAGTCGAATTCAATGCACTAGCAAATGGTGTATGTATTGTATGTACCATGTTTGAAAAAGATCTTATTACAGTGTagcggcaatggccttgccgcagtggatacaccggttcccgtgagatcaccgaagttaagcgctgtcgggcgtggctggcacttg
This sequence is a window from Schistocerca americana isolate TAMUIC-IGC-003095 chromosome 4, iqSchAmer2.1, whole genome shotgun sequence. Protein-coding genes within it:
- the LOC124613696 gene encoding uncharacterized protein LOC124613696, with translation MLRLVIELTMGRYYKRKTQKAKWMQEELCKALDAIKSGRKIREVSRAFGIHEATLRTRMKYAEANNIANNFDKSSRLAGKDWLALFLKRNPSISLRKPEATSIIRIQAFNEEEVNAYFKNLERVFEKYKFKEGRVFNVDETGINTVQKPDRILAPKGVKQIVLLVPTPPPTFIFPRKRMSNLLSKGGPVGAIYGCSVNGSSNESLFFEWIQHFQNNVKSTIDDPVLLILDNHSSHMSLDIFEFCKKHSIVMVTIPPHTSHKLQPLDVTFFSSLKLVFSRECDMYMKSQVYHKITPYELAELFNKAYNKVTTMDNGQSGFKACGICPFNPNKFQRDDLQQCEIFRDVVLEDEEVPNARNGNEVVASTNEPHIPKRSQERILESSAEDVPLLVGLEEVTTTSTKSACVKHTKQAKGKPKGKSVILTATPEKNKLLTELSIKKQKEAMKKKAEGNKKRNRKDKADKCRNLQLKSLKEEIDIV